A genomic region of Podarcis raffonei isolate rPodRaf1 chromosome 13, rPodRaf1.pri, whole genome shotgun sequence contains the following coding sequences:
- the LOC128401037 gene encoding soluble scavenger receptor cysteine-rich domain-containing protein SSC5D-like isoform X1, with the protein MFTPVELTFHLSFISFETSCLVFAVAFLRLHATGSFPVRLSGGPSLCAGRVELFHQGEWGTVCDDSWDLQDAAVVCRELDCGAALSAPHGAWFGEGPGPIWLNEVRCMGTEEYLHSCPHIGFRKHVCTHEEDASAICSAQRFAPLTAFPPQPAFRWGNMKAVTTARPLISSAPAEGTPALRLVGGRSRCSGRLEVFHEGEWGTVCDDMWDLLDVAVVCRELDCGEALAAPGGAFFGEGSSVIWLDDVQCQGEESMLSECHTSLWGTTNCRHSEDAGAVCSGEMPLAMVEEHVAMLTRTLAPQRRRYVAPKRIPRPTQPTGNQETTVANEALQIEKSQKEAVPDGQWQVRLQGGPGSCAGRVEVLYQDYWGTVCDDGWDLVDAAVVCRELGCGAPLLSPGNARYGPGSGPIWLDDVNCTGAEFTLQNCRSQPWGTHNCNHHEDASVICTGRWKSLSLPNSSSNSKIAAPATTINPGQSVLDVAETSPTTQEFSASWELQFPEAPILTTQTVELELEKEQKQASPFNRIETTTNTEALQHIQEVESSNTPKIEPSSQERGQEPIYASVESLPTSATLDLVSERETETISLWNIDKATLNLEILQHVQGTESTSTPNTRPQTHGLGQTPTPSTAEFQPTLAMQELESEEETATTRTGTGLPIVEPGLTLATEVVQSKQWDIAFKVPSVQKVELTNPTATDQPTTSTSVQEPERVNVIDNVVKELFLFSNVLKVAREMELSAATQNAPSVNHMESINHKSSHSEENTDQKQQEESHTYSHTMGPTEPTIAPIVLTSLAETDVQDTTVLLQSTVSHTVSVDELLEDSMVSSGNTERGAGTTSTPVLIEAPGPNTTLPESVTHTATVSESSSDCPFSQDSRGKDQGCCCSPPGLENLVHAMTGLRGELGSLSTAIQHQGSQLEALARSLAELAVSVNHLVVVLPTLLQPAAAQSSSAQNTQDEGQMHNQLPLK; encoded by the exons ATGTTTACACCGGTAGAACTAACCTTCCACTTGAGCTTTATCTCATTTGAAACCTCTTGCCTTGTTTTTGCAGTTGCCTTCCTGAGACTTCATGCCACAG GTTCCTTTCCAGTACGTCTGTCTGGAGGCCCAAGCCTCTGTGCAGGACGGGTGGAACTGTTCCACCAGGGTGAATGGGGGACAGTGTGTGATGACAGTTGGGATTTGCAGGACGCAGCTGTGGTGTGTCGAGAGCTAGACTGTGGGGCTGCCCTTTCAGCACCCCATGGGGCCTGGTTTGGTGAAGGACCTGGACCCATCTGGCTGAATGAGGTGCGCTGCATGGGCACTGAGGAATACCTGCACTCCTGCCCCCATATTGGGTTTCGCAAGCATGTCTGCACCCATGAGGAGGATGCCAGTGCCATATGCTCAG CTCAGCGCTTTGCTCCTCTTACCGCCTTCCCCCCTCAACCGGCATTCAGATGGGGCAACATGAAAGCAGTAACGACAGCAAGACCACTCATATCTTCTGCACCTGCTGAGG gGACCCCTGCTCTACGTCTCGTGGGTGGCAGAAGCCGCTGTTCCGGCCGACTGGAGGTGTTTCATGAAGGGGAATGGGGCACAGTATGTGATGACATGTGGGACCTTCTGGATGTTGCTGTGGTCTGCCGGGAGCTGGACTGCGGGGAGGCGCTGGCAGCACCAGGCGGCGCCTTCTTTGGTGAGGGGAGCAGTGTCATCTGGTTAGATGATGTACAGTGCCAAGGAGAAGAGTCAATGTTGTCGGAGTGCCATACCAGCCTTTGGGGGACAACCAACTGCCGACACAGTGAAGATGCTGGGGCTGTGTGTTCTG GTGAGATGCCCCTGGCCATGGTGGAAGAGCATGTGGCCATGCTCACAAGGACCTTGGCACCCCAGAGGCGCCGGTATGTAGCCCCTAAAAGAATTCCTCGTCCTACTCAGCCTACAGGGAACCAAGAAACAACTGTAGCTAATGAAGCATTACAAATAGAGAAGAGCCAAAAGGAAGCAGTGCCAGATG GCCAGTGGCAGGTGCGGCTGCAAGGAGGCCCTGGATCCTGTGCTGGACGGGTAGAGGTTCTGTATCAAGATTACTGGGGCACAGTATGCGATGATGGCTGGGATCTGGTGGACGCGGCAGTGGTGTGCCGTGAGTTGGGCTGTGGGGCCCCTCTTCTCAGCCCTGGTAATGCAAGATATGGGCCAGGATCTGGACCTATCTGGTTGGATGATGTCAACTGCACTGGGGCAGAGTTCACTCTACAGAACTGCCGCTCCCAGCCATGGGGGACGCATAACTGCAATCATCATGAAGATGCTTCAGTCATCTGCACAG GCAGGTGGAAGAGTCTGTCATTGCCAAACTCATCAAGCAATTCAAAGATAGCTGCACCTGCTACAACCATTAATCCAGGGCAAAGCGTCTTGGATGTGGCTGAGACCAGCCCAACTACTCAGGAGTTTTCAGCCAGCtgggagctacagttccctgaaGCACCAATCCTAACCACACAAACTGTGGAGCTCGAACTGGAAAAGGAGCAAAAGCAAGCGAGCCCCTTCAACAGAATTGAAACAACCACTAATACAGAAGCCCTGCAGCACATCCAAGAGGTGGAGTCAAGCAACACTCCAAAGATAGAACCATCCTCACAGGAAAGGGGACAAGAGCCCATTTATGCCTCAGTTGAATCTCTGCCAACCTCAGCCACACTGGATCTGGTATCTGAAAGAGAAACAGAGACAATAAGCCTGTGGAATATAGATAAAGCAACACTTAATCTAGAGATCCTGCAGCACGTTCAGGGGACAGAGTCAACCAGCACCCCCAATACAAGGCCACAAACACATGGATTGGGAcaaacccccaccccctccacagctGAGTTTCAGCCAACCTTAGCCATGCAGGAACTGGAATCTGAGGAAGAAACAGCGACAACAAGAACAGGAACAGGACTGCCCATAGTTGAACCAGGCCTAACACTTGCAACAGAGGTAGTGCAGTCTAAGCAATGGGACATTGCATTTAAAGTGCCCTCAGTACAGAAGGTAGAACTTACCAATCCCACAGCTACAGATCAGCCTACCACTTCCACTTCAGTTCAGGAACCTGAAAGAGTGAATGTAATTGATAATGTAGTAAAGGAGCTGTTCCTGTTCTCAAATGTCTTGAAGGTTGCAAGAGAGATGGAATTGTCAGCAGCCACACAGAATGCACCATCTGTAAACCACATGGAATCCATAAACCACAAATCTTCACATTCTGAAGAGAACACAGatcagaagcaacaagaggaatcACACACATATTCCCATACCATGGGGCCCACAG AGCCTACCATTGCTCCCATTGTCTTGACCTCTTTGGCTGAAACAGATGTTCAGGATACGACTGTTCTGCTCCAAAGTACAGTGTCACATACAGTTTCTGTGGATGAGCTGCTTGAAGATAGTATGGTGAGCTCAGGAAACACAGAAAGAGGAGCTG GTACCACCTCTACACCAGTCTTGATTGAAGCACCAGGTCCAAACACCACTTTGCCTGAATCTGTCACCCACACTGCTACAGTTAGCGAGTCATCCTCGGACTGCCCTTTTAGCCAAGACTCAAGGGGAAAGGATCAAGGCTGTTGCTGTTCACCACCTGGCCTGGAAAACTTGGTCCATGCAATGACAGGTCTCCGTGGGGAACTAGGCTCCCTCTCTACTGCCATTCAACATCAGGGCTCTCAACTAGAGGCTCTTGCCCGCAGTCTGGCTGAGCTGGCAGTTTCTGTGAACCATCTTGTGGTGGTGCTGCCTACCTTACTGCAGCCAGCAGCTGCCCAGTCCTCCTCAGCTCAAAATACGCAGGATGAAGGCCAAATGCATAACCAGCTGCCCTTAAAATGA